One stretch of Thermus filiformis DNA includes these proteins:
- a CDS encoding aminotransferase class IV — MRDEGRRAFYLGEPFEGPASGFFLGFSVFTTVRLEPHPLWLPEHLDRLRAHAEALGLAYPGHRAFERDLERLQGPLLVRLMVGEGGYLTEARPFRPPPASAYREGVRVWPSRHRTHPLLGRYKTGAYLPYLLAQREAQREGAFEALLQDPYGFLVDGSRTSPLFYREGVFYLPEGGLEGITRRKVLERAQREGFKVVRRRMRRGEGLLLLAGTGVGLLPAGPPPPELWPLVLEFRPRYTGE, encoded by the coding sequence GTGCGGGATGAGGGGAGGAGGGCGTTCTATCTGGGCGAGCCCTTTGAGGGGCCGGCCTCCGGATTTTTCCTGGGCTTCAGCGTCTTCACCACCGTGCGCCTCGAGCCCCATCCCCTCTGGCTTCCCGAGCACCTGGACCGGCTCCGGGCCCACGCGGAAGCCCTGGGGCTCGCCTACCCCGGCCACCGGGCCTTTGAGCGGGACCTGGAGCGGCTCCAGGGCCCCCTCCTGGTCCGGCTGATGGTGGGGGAGGGGGGGTATCTCACGGAGGCGCGGCCCTTCCGCCCGCCCCCGGCCTCGGCCTACCGGGAGGGGGTCCGGGTCTGGCCGAGCCGGCACCGGACCCATCCCCTCCTGGGCCGGTACAAGACCGGGGCCTACCTCCCCTACCTCCTGGCCCAGCGGGAGGCCCAGCGGGAGGGGGCCTTTGAGGCTCTGCTCCAAGACCCCTACGGCTTCCTGGTGGACGGGAGCCGCACCAGCCCCCTCTTTTACCGGGAGGGGGTCTTCTACCTGCCCGAGGGGGGGCTGGAGGGGATCACCCGGAGGAAGGTCCTGGAGCGGGCCCAGAGGGAGGGGTTCAAGGTGGTGCGGAGGAGGATGCGCCGGGGGGAGGGGCTCCTTCTCCTTGCGGGGACGGGGGTGGGCCTCCTGCCCGCGGGGCCTCCCCCGCCCGAGCTCTGGCCCTTGGTCCTGGAGTTCCGCCCCCGGTATACTGGGGAGTAG
- the greA gene encoding transcription elongation factor GreA — protein sequence MKKPVYLTPEGYKRLQEELNYLKTTKRSEISRDFEQALEEGDLRENAGYDEARRSMWQNEARIAQLEDLLARAVVVEGNHAPEEVSLGTVVELETEAGERLSLAIVGSHEADVFSGKISDESPLGQALLGRKVGDVVELKGKRGVQVYTILEIKPLT from the coding sequence ATGAAGAAGCCGGTCTACCTTACGCCCGAGGGCTACAAGCGCCTGCAAGAGGAGCTGAACTACCTGAAGACCACCAAGCGGAGCGAGATCTCCCGGGACTTTGAACAGGCGCTGGAGGAGGGGGACCTGCGGGAGAACGCCGGATACGACGAGGCCCGCCGGTCCATGTGGCAGAACGAGGCCCGGATCGCCCAGCTGGAGGACCTCCTGGCCCGGGCGGTGGTGGTGGAGGGGAACCACGCCCCGGAGGAGGTCAGCCTGGGCACGGTGGTGGAGCTGGAGACGGAGGCGGGGGAGCGGCTCTCCCTGGCCATCGTGGGGAGCCACGAGGCGGACGTCTTCAGCGGGAAGATCTCCGACGAGTCCCCCCTGGGCCAGGCCCTCCTGGGGCGGAAGGTGGGGGACGTGGTGGAGCTTAAGGGGAAGCGGGGGGTCCAGGTCTACACCATCTTGGAGATCAAGCCCCTCACTTAG